A genomic segment from Thiomicrorhabdus aquaedulcis encodes:
- a CDS encoding c-type cytochrome translates to MSQMPEIRKNLNRLHCGRVVKHNTQTRSFQSHAPWALSTLCAALLLSGCGGGGSSNDPVTDPVVPLPTTASISGTVPGTLIEAFCANGAYYKVSSTNNGTAQHPFTLNLPSNLDCRLVMTTNETDVNNRVITPLSFTSTESSGLFTLQSAANLGYVPLEMNRNNIIDANNDGVTDAPLAVPSAAGMTVKAVSFDLLDTNGDGIPNVYEDDDNDGRFNREDDDDDGDGTNDEDEDDDHDSDDDGIDDDYDADDHPTTVVAASVQNYTLSTGRLLVSQCAQCHGTNGRSVTGWDSITDEGDELAREILDDAAIMTAQAHGYTAAEIAAMSSWLMAQPSSSGDDGDDDDNDDNDD, encoded by the coding sequence ATGAGCCAGATGCCTGAAATACGTAAAAATTTAAACCGTTTGCATTGCGGACGGGTTGTTAAACATAACACTCAAACTCGCTCTTTCCAGAGCCATGCCCCTTGGGCTTTGTCCACGTTGTGTGCCGCGCTGTTATTAAGCGGTTGTGGCGGTGGCGGTTCTTCGAACGATCCGGTAACCGATCCAGTCGTTCCTCTGCCGACGACCGCCAGCATTAGCGGTACGGTTCCGGGCACGTTAATTGAGGCCTTTTGCGCCAATGGCGCGTATTACAAAGTCAGTTCGACCAACAACGGCACCGCACAGCACCCTTTTACCTTAAACCTACCCAGCAACCTAGATTGCCGCTTGGTGATGACCACCAACGAAACCGATGTAAACAATCGCGTGATTACGCCGCTGTCGTTTACCAGTACCGAAAGCAGCGGTTTGTTTACCCTGCAATCGGCCGCCAATTTAGGCTATGTTCCGCTTGAAATGAATCGCAACAATATCATCGATGCCAACAACGACGGCGTGACCGACGCGCCGCTTGCGGTGCCCAGTGCCGCTGGCATGACCGTAAAAGCGGTCTCGTTTGACCTTTTAGATACTAATGGCGATGGCATTCCTAATGTGTACGAGGACGACGATAACGACGGCCGTTTTAACCGTGAAGACGACGATGATGATGGCGACGGTACGAATGATGAAGACGAAGACGATGATCACGACAGTGACGACGATGGCATAGACGACGATTACGACGCTGACGACCATCCCACTACCGTGGTGGCCGCATCGGTGCAAAACTACACCTTAAGCACTGGGCGTTTATTGGTGTCGCAGTGTGCGCAATGTCACGGCACCAACGGTCGTTCGGTGACTGGTTGGGACAGCATTACCGACGAGGGTGATGAGTTAGCCCGCGAAATATTGGACGATGCCGCCATTATGACCGCACAAGCCCACGGTTACACCGCCGCCGAAATTGCCGCCATGAGCAGCTGGCTCATGGCGCAACCCAGTAGTTCTGGGGACGACGGCGATGATGACGACAACGACGACAATGACGATTAA
- a CDS encoding ATP-binding protein — MNTKSLFKQLIADFHAAPIRPLMTRDVVLPLDIEKIVVVTGMRRVGKTSLLLNAIETLRQSVAVQKILYLSFEDERLNVQAEDLDLILQAYRELYPELDLSQCYFFFDEIQEISGWEKFIRRLDDAISRHIYLTGSNSKLLSSEIATSLRGRCLSFEVFPLSFGEFLRFKNIAPDLISSKGRALIGLEFERYLIQGGFPELVNIESSEIRRKIIQDYYDVMLFRDVIERYQESNIPALKYFLKRVLESVSSSLSIAKIHNEMKSAGFKVGKNSLHDYLAMSEAVYFTVIASKFDPSIVRQTMAEKKGYIIDNGFLTQLSFRYQHDYGKLLENLVAISLRRQDPNVHFIKGVQECDFVLSTAKGLLPVQVAYDLSHPDTLARELKGLVKAAQFLNASAGIIVTLNEERTLIHHGINVTILSAWQFLLTELN; from the coding sequence ATGAATACAAAATCACTCTTTAAACAACTCATTGCGGACTTTCATGCCGCACCGATACGCCCATTAATGACGCGAGATGTGGTGTTGCCACTGGATATTGAAAAAATTGTGGTCGTCACTGGCATGCGCCGAGTGGGTAAAACCTCTTTACTGCTTAACGCCATCGAGACTCTGCGGCAATCCGTTGCGGTTCAAAAAATACTCTATCTTAGCTTTGAAGACGAACGTTTAAACGTGCAAGCCGAGGACTTGGATCTAATTTTGCAAGCCTATCGAGAGCTTTATCCTGAACTGGATTTAAGCCAATGTTATTTCTTTTTTGATGAAATCCAAGAAATCAGCGGCTGGGAAAAGTTTATCCGACGTTTGGATGACGCCATCAGTCGGCACATTTATTTAACCGGCTCCAACTCCAAGCTTCTTAGTTCAGAAATTGCCACCTCCTTGCGCGGCCGTTGTTTGAGTTTTGAGGTCTTTCCACTAAGTTTTGGCGAGTTTTTACGCTTTAAAAACATTGCCCCAGACCTGATTAGTTCTAAGGGCCGAGCGTTGATCGGTTTAGAGTTTGAACGCTATTTAATACAGGGCGGATTTCCGGAGTTGGTCAACATTGAATCAAGTGAAATTCGCCGCAAAATTATTCAGGATTACTACGATGTCATGTTGTTTCGTGATGTCATTGAACGCTATCAAGAAAGCAATATTCCAGCCCTCAAATATTTTTTAAAACGGGTTTTAGAAAGTGTGTCCAGCTCGCTCTCGATTGCAAAAATCCATAACGAGATGAAATCGGCTGGTTTTAAGGTGGGCAAAAACAGTCTGCACGATTATTTAGCCATGAGCGAAGCGGTTTACTTTACGGTCATCGCCAGTAAATTCGATCCATCTATTGTGCGACAAACGATGGCTGAAAAAAAAGGCTATATCATCGACAACGGATTTTTAACCCAACTTAGCTTTCGATACCAACACGATTACGGCAAATTGCTTGAAAATTTAGTGGCGATTAGTCTGCGTCGCCAAGACCCCAATGTGCATTTTATTAAGGGCGTGCAAGAGTGTGATTTTGTATTATCCACTGCAAAAGGTCTTTTGCCCGTGCAAGTTGCTTACGACCTGAGCCACCCAGACACCTTAGCGCGCGAGCTAAAAGGATTGGTCAAAGCCGCGCAATTTTTGAATGCATCAGCCGGAATCATCGTCACACTCAACGAAGAGCGCACCTTGATACATCACGGTATTAACGTAACCATCTTAAGTGCTTGGCAATTTTTATTAACAGAACTGAATTAA
- a CDS encoding PhoX family protein produces MKPTTLKISLALSALTLAVLSLAYLDNSDSTNTTSAALDANKTFASIEFTDTAAPSTAAQMATTYTESSAIVTYTDGTKDTFPLSYTKLFGVNDKVGTNPYPAGTLYNEAMQPILDPNGLPAVAETPDANSLLNIDGQIYLISHLEYDWREVLADGSESTARLARKPMSMILTKMAQDPKRGALTAVDQAPIDFSNVDGLWIPCFGSQTPWNTHLGSEEDYDLQYNPLATSYTVTQSGLDQLDNLYFTSSSTPVANPYHYGYMPEVTVNANGTPSVVKHYSMGRGTWEMSKVMPDGKTAYHGDDGSNVASIMYVADKAGDLSAGTLYAAKVTEQTGSYSANIKWVKLGQATDAQVKTLADTHSFGDIFNNEAANPDGTCPTLTRVRAGSTTDECLSVKTGKEQAAAFLETRRYAALLGATTEFNKMEGIAVNNKDKHLYMAISYLDGGMKDNGLPANMEHLKMAKISAGATLTLPMAAGQDDINGNLIASDYVVTNFYIEDNLRGRDITPDALGNIADPSYIANTDNVFFSEKMRTLFIGEDSGTHVNNFVWAYNVDTKKLSRILTNVAGAEATGLQAVENMNGHAYIMSNSQHHGEYISTMNADLAAAVDAIGVQKVNAGNFGYIGGIPAIK; encoded by the coding sequence ATGAAACCAACCACTCTTAAAATCAGCTTGGCGTTAAGTGCCCTTACCCTAGCCGTACTTTCGCTGGCGTATTTGGACAACTCCGATTCTACCAATACCACAAGCGCCGCTTTGGATGCCAACAAAACCTTTGCCTCAATTGAATTCACTGACACGGCCGCTCCCAGCACGGCGGCACAAATGGCGACCACCTACACCGAATCCAGTGCCATTGTGACCTACACCGACGGCACGAAAGACACCTTTCCATTAAGCTACACCAAATTATTTGGCGTTAACGACAAAGTAGGCACCAACCCCTATCCAGCCGGCACCTTGTACAACGAAGCCATGCAACCCATCTTAGACCCTAACGGTCTACCCGCCGTAGCCGAAACCCCGGACGCCAACAGCTTATTAAACATTGACGGTCAAATTTATTTAATTTCGCATTTAGAATACGACTGGCGCGAAGTGCTGGCCGATGGTTCAGAATCGACCGCGCGTTTGGCGCGTAAACCCATGAGTATGATTTTAACCAAAATGGCGCAAGACCCTAAAAGGGGTGCATTAACCGCAGTCGATCAAGCGCCCATTGACTTCTCAAACGTCGATGGCCTGTGGATTCCGTGCTTTGGTTCGCAAACGCCCTGGAACACCCATTTAGGCTCGGAAGAAGATTACGACTTGCAATACAACCCACTGGCCACAAGTTATACCGTCACCCAATCGGGACTGGATCAGTTGGATAATTTGTACTTTACCTCCAGCAGTACACCCGTTGCCAACCCTTATCATTATGGCTACATGCCAGAAGTCACAGTAAACGCAAACGGCACACCCAGCGTGGTCAAACATTACTCTATGGGACGCGGTACCTGGGAGATGTCTAAAGTGATGCCCGATGGCAAAACCGCTTATCACGGCGACGACGGCAGTAACGTGGCCTCTATTATGTACGTGGCCGACAAAGCCGGCGACTTAAGTGCTGGCACACTGTATGCGGCTAAGGTAACCGAACAAACCGGTTCTTATTCAGCCAATATTAAGTGGGTCAAACTGGGACAAGCCACCGATGCACAAGTTAAAACGCTGGCCGACACGCATAGCTTTGGGGATATTTTTAACAACGAAGCCGCCAACCCTGATGGCACTTGCCCAACCCTAACACGGGTGCGCGCTGGTTCAACCACCGACGAATGCTTAAGCGTTAAAACCGGCAAAGAACAAGCGGCGGCGTTTTTAGAAACCCGTCGTTATGCGGCGTTACTGGGTGCCACCACCGAATTTAACAAAATGGAAGGCATTGCGGTTAACAACAAAGACAAGCATCTGTACATGGCCATTTCGTATTTAGATGGCGGCATGAAAGACAACGGTTTGCCGGCTAACATGGAACATTTAAAAATGGCTAAAATCAGTGCCGGTGCGACCTTAACCCTGCCGATGGCGGCTGGACAAGACGACATTAATGGCAATTTAATCGCCTCAGACTACGTGGTTACAAACTTTTACATCGAAGACAATTTGCGTGGCCGTGACATCACTCCCGACGCGTTGGGTAACATCGCCGACCCAAGTTACATCGCCAACACCGACAACGTGTTTTTCTCTGAAAAAATGCGCACTCTGTTTATTGGTGAAGACTCGGGCACACACGTTAACAACTTTGTGTGGGCTTACAACGTCGACACCAAAAAACTCTCACGCATTTTAACCAACGTAGCCGGTGCCGAAGCGACCGGCCTACAAGCGGTCGAAAACATGAATGGCCACGCCTACATCATGAGCAATTCGCAGCACCACGGTGAATACATCAGCACCATGAACGCCGATCTTGCAGCCGCTGTGGACGCCATTGGCGTGCAAAAAGTTAATGCCGGTAACTTTGGTTACATTGGCGGAATTCCTGCCATTAAATAA
- a CDS encoding sensor histidine kinase — MATVWMCKPGLVNRVFIKGFKRLLARLPNTLFFNIALRLTGVMLGFTALLVGVLFLAVVKPMAEKNALDQAAFMALSVKTWVELPPNARADFAAELALKHGVQLRVASALAANAPLNASSKPFLRWSAEALTRQFNQPVVWSFDPNAPPDAPFEYWTTISLAGHTLQLGIAQQHFGQGLPKLGLLLLALSVVLALAVSVWVVRNMTQPLARMVAQLDARKQQNPSTVWPKESFNISDELMRLSQAIGQLLHNEARALHLRTVLLSGVSHDLRTPLTRLQLALELLPSSTPAGLVESIARDLTLMNQLIGEFVDLGRDVTQSRHLIDQCDLNAFVQAWLEPYGTSSQIVFKPCMDAPTFWEGNALALKRVLSNLLDNALRYAPNQPITVALNWVNNGRQNGWQIAIADLGPGIPAHELEQVFEAFYRLERSRNTHTGGSGLGLAVVKALANANGWQVRLQSHCTAGTCPSQQKPSGTVAKVFLPTM, encoded by the coding sequence TTGGCTACCGTTTGGATGTGTAAACCAGGCCTGGTCAATCGGGTTTTTATAAAAGGATTTAAACGGTTGTTAGCCCGCTTGCCCAATACCCTGTTTTTTAATATCGCCCTGCGTTTAACCGGCGTAATGCTGGGGTTTACCGCCTTGTTGGTGGGCGTGCTGTTTTTAGCGGTGGTAAAACCCATGGCCGAAAAAAACGCCCTCGATCAAGCCGCGTTTATGGCCTTAAGCGTTAAAACTTGGGTAGAGTTGCCACCCAATGCACGCGCCGATTTTGCAGCCGAGCTGGCGCTAAAGCACGGCGTGCAATTGCGTGTTGCCAGTGCTCTGGCCGCAAACGCCCCTTTAAATGCGTCGAGCAAACCCTTTTTGCGCTGGAGTGCCGAGGCCTTAACGCGCCAATTTAATCAACCTGTTGTTTGGTCTTTTGACCCCAACGCGCCACCCGATGCGCCGTTTGAGTATTGGACAACGATTTCTTTAGCCGGTCACACCTTGCAGTTAGGCATAGCCCAGCAACATTTTGGTCAGGGTTTGCCCAAGCTGGGTTTGTTGCTGTTGGCGTTGAGTGTGGTGCTGGCGTTGGCGGTGTCGGTTTGGGTGGTGCGCAATATGACTCAACCGCTGGCGCGCATGGTGGCGCAATTGGACGCGCGCAAACAGCAAAACCCTTCCACCGTTTGGCCAAAAGAGTCGTTCAACATCAGTGATGAGTTAATGCGCCTAAGCCAAGCCATTGGCCAACTGTTGCACAATGAGGCGCGCGCGCTGCACTTACGCACGGTGTTGTTAAGCGGCGTGTCGCATGATTTACGCACGCCACTTACCCGTTTGCAGTTGGCGCTAGAGCTGTTGCCCAGCAGCACACCAGCGGGATTGGTTGAGTCGATTGCCCGAGATTTAACGTTAATGAATCAACTCATTGGCGAGTTTGTCGATTTGGGTCGTGATGTGACTCAAAGCCGCCATTTAATAGATCAATGCGATTTAAATGCGTTTGTGCAGGCCTGGTTAGAACCGTATGGCACGTCTTCACAGATTGTTTTTAAGCCTTGCATGGACGCGCCAACCTTTTGGGAGGGCAACGCTTTGGCGCTTAAGCGGGTGTTGTCTAACTTGTTGGACAACGCGTTGCGCTACGCGCCCAATCAACCCATTACCGTTGCACTAAACTGGGTTAACAATGGCCGGCAAAATGGCTGGCAAATTGCCATAGCCGATTTAGGTCCAGGCATTCCCGCGCACGAATTAGAGCAGGTGTTTGAAGCGTTTTATCGTCTAGAACGTTCGCGCAACACGCACACGGGCGGCAGCGGATTGGGCTTGGCGGTGGTTAAGGCGTTGGCTAACGCCAATGGCTGGCAAGTGCGTTTGCAATCGCATTGCACTGCGGGCACTTGCCCATCTCAACAAAAGCCTAGCGGAACAGTGGCCAAGGTGTTTTTGCCTACGATGTAG
- the rpmB gene encoding 50S ribosomal protein L28: MSRVCQVTGKRPAVGNNVSHSQRKTRRRFLPNLQSHRFWSEAESRFVKLRVTAAAMRIIDKNGIDSVIAQMRSRGEKV; the protein is encoded by the coding sequence ATGTCTAGAGTATGCCAAGTAACAGGAAAACGTCCTGCGGTCGGTAACAATGTTTCCCACTCACAACGTAAAACACGTCGTCGTTTCTTACCAAACTTGCAATCGCATCGTTTTTGGTCTGAAGCTGAAAGCCGTTTTGTTAAATTGCGTGTCACTGCTGCGGCAATGCGCATTATCGACAAAAATGGCATTGACTCTGTGATCGCTCAAATGCGTTCACGTGGTGAGAAGGTCTAA
- a CDS encoding response regulator — MPLIFLVEDDAGIVELLSAYLTLQGFEVRAAQHAQALDELLALRTPDCLILDVMLPGLDGLSILRNLRLNYVFPVLMLSALGDDIDRIVGLEVGADDYMAKPFNPRELVARLRALLRRNTESSATKPNLPRIGAWLFDADKLRLIQPNSSQTCALTQGEADLLSLLLQSPNQVVSRDVLVSQLQGYERGPFDRAMDVRITRLRRKLETHPERPEHLRTVRGVGYRLDV; from the coding sequence GTGCCGTTAATTTTTTTGGTCGAAGACGACGCAGGCATTGTTGAGCTGTTAAGCGCTTATTTAACCCTGCAAGGGTTTGAAGTGAGGGCCGCACAGCACGCTCAAGCGTTAGACGAGCTTCTGGCGTTGCGCACACCCGATTGCCTTATTTTGGATGTGATGTTGCCAGGCCTGGACGGATTGTCTATTTTAAGAAACCTGCGCTTAAACTATGTTTTTCCGGTGTTGATGCTGTCGGCGTTGGGCGACGACATTGACCGTATTGTGGGGTTAGAAGTGGGCGCCGACGACTACATGGCCAAACCGTTTAACCCGCGTGAACTGGTGGCAAGATTGCGCGCGTTACTGCGCCGCAACACAGAATCGTCTGCGACTAAACCCAACTTGCCCCGCATTGGTGCATGGCTTTTTGACGCCGATAAACTGCGCTTAATTCAGCCAAATTCAAGTCAAACCTGCGCACTCACGCAAGGCGAAGCCGATTTACTTAGTTTACTGTTGCAATCCCCCAACCAAGTGGTCAGCCGCGACGTGCTGGTCAGCCAGTTGCAAGGCTATGAGCGCGGGCCGTTTGACCGCGCCATGGACGTGCGCATTACCCGTCTGCGACGCAAATTAGAAACCCATCCCGAACGCCCAGAGCATTTGCGCACCGTGCGCGGCGTTGGCTACCGTTTGGATGTGTAA
- a CDS encoding cytochrome-c peroxidase codes for MHVKTTPKWRITGAFIAFAAANLVGCGGGTTNDAPARISPANVDPVAAAALGELLFNDPNLSLTRQQSCATCHNAEHGFIDNRPNFLNSAVSLGDDDASLGTRNAPTVAYAAFIPLFAQGADGQYLGGQFHDGRAKNLGAQVNLNGGPILNPVEMMMPDQATVIARLQENPDYVAKFTTLFGADVFSRNDTFIFNRIGQSIAAYEKTALFSPFDSKYDRYLQSAYTLTDTETLGLQLFNQHCVQCHQSQATTGVNQEVFSNFKYYNLGVPNHQAVRDAVGDPSADPGLMGNPNVNNDPLLAGKFKTPTLRNVAITGPYMHNGVFQDLRTVLQFKDHRRIINNAERTINPETGLAWSDTDYTDTVDYSNAPALSDSDIDALMAFLPLLTDARYEALLPGTP; via the coding sequence ATGCACGTTAAAACTACGCCAAAATGGCGCATTACCGGCGCTTTTATCGCCTTCGCCGCCGCAAACTTAGTGGGTTGCGGCGGAGGTACAACCAACGACGCACCGGCCAGAATATCGCCGGCCAATGTAGACCCTGTGGCCGCAGCCGCATTGGGCGAATTGCTGTTTAACGACCCAAATTTATCGTTAACACGTCAGCAGTCGTGTGCCACGTGCCATAACGCCGAGCATGGTTTTATCGACAATCGTCCCAACTTTTTAAACTCGGCAGTCTCATTGGGTGACGATGATGCGTCTTTGGGCACGCGCAATGCGCCTACGGTGGCGTATGCGGCGTTTATTCCGCTGTTTGCACAAGGCGCAGACGGCCAATATTTGGGTGGACAGTTTCACGATGGACGGGCTAAAAATTTAGGCGCGCAAGTGAATTTAAACGGCGGCCCCATTTTAAACCCGGTTGAGATGATGATGCCCGACCAGGCCACAGTCATTGCCCGTCTACAAGAAAACCCCGATTATGTGGCCAAATTTACCACGCTGTTTGGTGCCGATGTGTTTTCAAGAAACGATACCTTTATCTTTAATCGCATTGGTCAATCGATTGCCGCCTATGAGAAAACAGCCCTCTTTAGTCCATTTGACTCAAAATACGACCGCTACTTGCAAAGCGCCTACACCCTAACCGACACCGAAACCTTAGGCTTACAACTGTTTAACCAACACTGCGTGCAGTGCCATCAATCGCAAGCCACAACGGGTGTCAACCAAGAAGTGTTTAGCAACTTTAAATACTACAATTTGGGCGTGCCCAACCATCAAGCGGTCAGAGACGCCGTGGGCGATCCATCGGCCGACCCAGGTTTAATGGGCAACCCCAATGTAAACAACGACCCGCTACTGGCCGGAAAGTTTAAAACCCCCACACTGCGCAATGTGGCGATTACCGGGCCTTACATGCACAATGGCGTGTTTCAAGACTTACGCACCGTGCTGCAATTTAAAGATCATCGCCGCATCATCAACAACGCCGAGCGTACCATTAACCCTGAAACCGGCCTAGCCTGGTCAGACACCGATTACACCGACACCGTGGATTACAGCAACGCGCCGGCCTTAAGCGACAGCGACATTGACGCCCTAATGGCCTTTTTACCCCTGCTTACCGACGCCCGCTACGAAGCCTTATTACCAGGCACGCCCTAA
- the rpmG gene encoding 50S ribosomal protein L33 gives MRDKIKLQSTESHYFYTTDKNKKNMAGKFEIKKFDPVVRKHVLFKEAKIK, from the coding sequence ATGCGCGATAAAATTAAATTACAGTCAACCGAGTCTCATTATTTTTATACTACGGATAAAAATAAAAAGAACATGGCTGGAAAGTTTGAAATCAAGAAGTTCGATCCAGTGGTTCGTAAACACGTCTTGTTCAAAGAAGCTAAAATCAAATAA
- a CDS encoding FAD-dependent oxidoreductase, translated as MTTKFSRRTVLKALGLGGAFALVPSLLPGVARAATVPHVVVVGGGFSGATAAKYLKMWGGLGVQVTLIEPNPTYVSPILSNLVLNEQKTTAGLSFGYLNHHQRYAVKMVHATVTNVDKTAKTLTLSNGQSIAYDRLVLAPGIDFVAAPGHDFDQVPHAWQAGVQTNLLKAQLDTMVDGDAFVMTVPAAPYRCPPGPYERACVVADFLKSKGLSNCTVTVLDANPGITIEELTFSAAFASYGITYVPNAVVQSVNSATKSVTYSVSGAANQTLSAKVLNVIPNQKAAPLIFTAGVNSGNWAPINPLSYESTVAGATGIYIIGDSQGTGQPKAGHMGNSQAKVCADAILRTLNNFPLDSAPKTNSACYSPISSNTASWLTAVYQYNSISQQMELVPGVGYPASEAPSADNYRDMFNWAGNLFSDTFA; from the coding sequence ATGACAACCAAATTTTCACGCAGAACGGTATTAAAAGCTTTGGGTCTGGGAGGGGCGTTTGCCTTGGTGCCCAGTTTATTGCCCGGTGTGGCGCGTGCCGCCACCGTGCCTCACGTTGTGGTGGTGGGGGGCGGTTTTTCCGGCGCTACCGCCGCCAAATATTTAAAAATGTGGGGCGGGTTAGGGGTGCAAGTGACCTTAATTGAGCCCAACCCAACTTACGTGTCGCCTATTTTAAGTAATTTGGTCTTAAATGAACAAAAAACTACCGCTGGATTGAGTTTTGGGTATTTAAACCACCATCAGCGTTATGCGGTAAAAATGGTGCACGCCACCGTCACAAATGTGGATAAAACCGCTAAAACCCTTACTTTATCAAACGGACAAAGCATAGCGTACGACCGTTTGGTGCTTGCCCCCGGCATTGATTTTGTGGCCGCACCCGGGCACGATTTTGACCAAGTGCCGCACGCCTGGCAGGCGGGGGTGCAAACCAATTTGTTAAAAGCACAATTAGACACCATGGTCGATGGCGATGCGTTTGTCATGACCGTGCCCGCCGCCCCGTATCGCTGCCCACCTGGACCTTATGAGCGCGCCTGCGTGGTGGCCGACTTTCTTAAAAGCAAAGGCTTAAGCAATTGCACCGTCACGGTGCTGGACGCAAACCCAGGCATTACCATTGAAGAACTCACCTTCAGTGCGGCGTTTGCCAGCTACGGCATAACCTATGTGCCCAATGCGGTGGTGCAATCGGTTAACTCAGCAACAAAGAGCGTCACCTACAGTGTGAGTGGTGCGGCCAACCAAACGTTAAGCGCAAAAGTCTTAAATGTGATTCCCAACCAAAAGGCGGCGCCGCTTATTTTTACCGCTGGGGTAAACAGTGGCAATTGGGCGCCCATTAATCCACTTAGTTATGAGTCAACCGTTGCGGGGGCAACGGGCATTTACATTATTGGCGACAGTCAGGGCACCGGGCAACCCAAAGCGGGGCACATGGGTAATTCGCAAGCCAAAGTCTGTGCTGACGCTATTTTGCGAACCTTAAATAACTTTCCACTCGACAGTGCCCCCAAAACCAACTCGGCCTGTTATAGTCCTATCTCGTCTAATACGGCGTCGTGGTTAACGGCGGTGTATCAGTACAACAGCATCAGTCAACAAATGGAGTTGGTGCCAGGGGTGGGTTATCCCGCCTCAGAAGCGCCGTCTGCCGATAACTACCGCGATATGTTTAACTGGGCGGGCAATTTGTTTTCTGACA